One window of the Populus nigra chromosome 4, ddPopNigr1.1, whole genome shotgun sequence genome contains the following:
- the LOC133691693 gene encoding cyclin-D5-2-like, with amino-acid sequence MAGESLSPNDLLRQEDFRAELSVADEDDTYIDISRTYVGDPDTEEEEYLALLANQEPHRGFSANDTLVIDSWFRNARLEAITWILRTRKTFGFHFHTAYLSMIYFDRFISSRSIDRRYSWVVKLISVACISLASKMEEVQVPSSPEFQTDGVIFESKSVKRVELGILSTLQWRMNYTTPFAFLRYFIMRFSRQDSPPRETISRTVRYILALMKEIHLMSHRPSVIAAAASLVVINNSLTRTTLETQMNSVAYPGFLNIEDVFRCYNLLQQLDVENLRSTANGLPLKARPALFLFEALLAVLKFERGHETQDIVCGNQKEFLCLIIL; translated from the exons ATGGCGGGCGAATCTTTATCTCCCAATGATCTTCTTCGTCAAGAAGATTTTCGTGCTGAATTGTCAGTGGCAGATGAGGATGATACATACATTGATATTTCACGGACTTATGTTGGTGATCCAGATACGGAAGAAGAAGAGTATTTGGCGTTGTTGGCTAATCAAGAACCTCATCGTGGGTTCAGTGCTAACGACACTTTGGTTATTGATAGCTGGTTTAGAAATGCTCGCTTGGAAGCTATTACTTGGATTCTCAGA ACAAGAAAAACCtttggttttcattttcataCCGCTTACTTGTCCATGATATATTTTGATCGGTTCATTTCAAGTCGTTCCATTGAT AGAAGGTATTCTTGGGTAGTTAAATTGATATCAGTAGCATGTATTTCTCTGGCCTCAAAGATGGAGGAAGTACAGGTGCCCTCTTCACCGGAGTTCCAAACAGATGGGGTTATATTTGAAAGTAAGAGTGTTAAAAGAGTAGAGCTTGGAATATTGAGCACATTGCAATGGAGAATGAACTATACAACTCCTTTTGCTTTTCTTCGCTACTTCATAATGAGATTCTCCCGGCAGGATTCTCCACCGAGGGAAACAATATCTAGGACCGTGCGATACATTTTGGCTTTAATGAAAG AGATACATTTGATGAGCCATCGACCTTCTGTTATAGCAGCGGCTGCCTCATTGGTGGTAATAAATAACAGCCTAACAAGAACCACATTGGAGACCCAGATGAATTCCGTTGCTTATCCAGGATTTCTTAATATT GAAGATGTGTTTCGATGTTACAATCTACTGCAGCAATTAGATGTGGAAAACCTTCGATCAACAGCTAAT GGGTTGCCTCTCAAAGCGAGGCCTGCTTTATTTCTCTTTGAGGCCTTGTTGGCTGTATTGAAGTTTGAGAGGGGTCATGAAACCCAAGACATTGTCTGTGGGAATCAAAAGGAATTTCTATGTTTGATTATACTTTGA